Proteins encoded within one genomic window of Acomys russatus chromosome 5, mAcoRus1.1, whole genome shotgun sequence:
- the Rbp4 gene encoding retinol-binding protein 4 — protein sequence MMEWVWALVLLAALGGGSAELERDCRVSSFRVKENFDKARFSGLWYAIAKKDPEGLFLQDNIIAEFSVDEKGHMSATAKGRVRLLSNWEVCADMVGTFTDTEDPAKFKMKYWGVASFLQRGMDDHWIIDTDYDTFALQYSCRLQNLDGTCADSYSFVFSRDPNGLTPETRRLVRQRQEELCLERQYRWIEHSGYCQSSPSRNSL from the exons ATGATGGAGTGGGTGTGGGCGCTCGTGCTGCTGGCGGCACTGGGAGGCGGTAGCGCCGAGCTCGAGCGCGACTGCAGGGTGAGCAGCTTCCGAGTCAAGGAGAACTTCGACAAGGCGCGT tTCTCTGGGCTCTGGTACGCCATTGCCAAAAAAGACCCCGAAGGTCTCTTTTTGCAAGACAACATCATCGCTGAGTTTTCCGTGGACGAGAAGGGTCATATGAGCGCCACCGCCAAGGGCCGAGTCCGTCTTCTGAG CAACTGGGAAGTGTGCGCAGACATGGTGGGCACCTTCACAGACACTGAAGATCCTGCCAAGTTCAAGATGAAGTACTGGGGTGTAGCCTCCTTTCTCCAGCGAGGAA TGGATGACCATTGGATCATCGATACCGACTACGACACCTTCGCTCTGCAATACTCCTGCCGCCTGCAGAATCTGGACGGCACCTGCGCAGACAGCTACTCCTTCGTGTTTTCTCGTGACCCCAACGGCCTGACCCCGGAGACACGGAGGCTGGTGAGGCAGCGGCAGGAGGAGCTGTGCCTAGAAAGGCAGTACAGGTGGATCGAGCACAGTG gTTACTGTCAAAGCAGCCCCTCAAGAAACAGTTTGTAG